The Pyxidicoccus sp. MSG2 genomic interval CAGGCACTCGTCGACAGCTTCGGCGAGCGCCATGCCAGAGGGCGTTCGCTCCTCGGGCTTCTTCGCCAGGAGCTTCGCGAGGAGCTCGTCCACCGCGGGCGGCACCGCCGGGTTGTGCGACGAGGGGGGGGCGATGGGCTGGTTGAGGATGATGTCAATCAACCTGCCAGGAGACTCCTCCTTCTCCGTGGTGAAGGGAAAGACGCCGGTGAGCGCCTCGTAGAAGAGCACGCCGAGTGCCCAGAGGTCCGTCTGGGGCGTGTTGACGAACGGCTGAAGGTTCTCCATCGCCTCCGAGCCGGCATAGGCGCAGTACTCGGGAGACCAGAACGGCACCGTCCCCACCATGCTGTAGTGCTGCGTCACCGTCCTCGTGGACAGCGGGCGGGCAATCCCGAAGTCGATGACGACCGGCTCGTCATCCACCAAGCGGACGAGGATGTTCGCGCTCTTGAGGTCTCTGTGGAAGATGCGCAGGCGGTGCATCTCCGCCAGCGCGGTGCCAATCGTCCGGAAGACTCGAAGGATGACGGTGAGGCTGGGCTGCTTCTGGACGCGCCACGTGAGCAGCGGTGGACCGTCCACGTAGTCCATGACGAGGTACGGGTAGCCGTACTCAGGCTCGGGCCAGACGTCGTGCGCGCGGATGGCGACGATATTTGGGTGGTCCAGCCCGTTGAGGGCCGCGACTTCCCGGCGGATTCGCGCCTCTTCCGAGCGCCGCTGCTCCGCGGTGAGCTCCTCGAGTTGGAAGGTGGCGATTTTGAGGGCGTACACCTTGCCCGCGCGGGTAGCCCGGTAGGTGGCACCCATGGCCCCAGTCCCGATGAGGTCGACAATCGAATAGAAGCCAACCACCGTGCCGGGAAGCAGGTAGCGGGGATTCACCTTCGTAGGTGTGGAGTCCATGGGTGCACCTCGGGTTACAGCTCGACGTTGTTCAGCGCGACGTGGCGCGAGCCCGCTCGCTCGAGGAGGCGGAGCGTGAAGCGCTGACCCGTTGTCTGGGTCGGCGTCGTGAAGGCGATGACCACCTTCGTCACCTCGCCAGGGGGCAGCTCGGGAATCTCGCTGTTGAAGGTGACCACCTGGGCCTCGGTGGAAGCGCCGCCGCCGGAGACGCCGATTTCGGCGCGCTCCATCTGCCAGACCTTGTCAGGGTCGCGATTCTCGACGGTGAGGACGACATACGACTGACCGAAGAGCCGGTAGACGGCGCGCGTCTCCACCAGGAGCCGTGACTGCTTGTCCAGGTGGCGCGCATTGAGGCGGCGCTCGACGGTGAACGCCTGCGGCTTGTCGAAGTCCTGGGAGAGAATGAGGGAAGCGACACGACTCACCCCCGCCGTGTCCGCCGTCGACTGGCACTCGTCCAGGCGCGCCTGCAGCGCCATGAGCTTGTCGGTGAGGGCGGCGGCGCTGCTGGGTGTCGCGCGCGCCTGGAGCACCAGCTTGATTTCTATCTGGACGTCCACCTCGGCGGGCACAGTCACCAGGCGGAACGACTGGACGGTGCCGTCCAGAAACGTCAGCGTGAGGGGGAACGTCTCTCCGGGCGCCAAGTCTCGCTGGGGACTGAGCACCAGGACTTTATTCTCCTGGAGCGGCAGAGGCGCCGGCACGACATGGGGGGGCGCCGCGAGGATGGCGCCTCCATTGCCTGAAATCGCCTGCGGGAGGACCAGCGTCGTCGCAGCACCGGCGGCGACGCGGAGCTCGTGGATGTCGCTCGCGTTCGCGTCGCTGATGATGATGGTCCGCGACTTGAACTCCCGCCGAGGAACAGACGTCTGAGGGGCGGGACTGGTGGCCCCCTGCCCGAAAGCCGCAACTGAAACAAAACAAGACATCACAGCACACAAGCACACGGTAATCTTTTGCACAGTTTGCCTTATACAGGTGTTGGTGAAATCACGGTAGAGAGGGGCCGGCACCGGCGTCAGCCGGTGTCGGAGTTGGGGGCGTAGTTACGGCGAAGTCTCGAATCACAAGGCCCGAAGGCCGGTGCATCGTTCGTGCCTCCACGCCTTGTACGAGGTCCACCTTCACGCGGTCCGTCTTCGGCGTCGCGCCGGTGAGCAGGTCGGAGCGTGTGCGGGAAAGGAGAGCGCGCACGTGAAGCAAGCTGTCGGTGCGCTCGACAAGCTCCACTGACTCGAACTGGAGGTCCGTTCGGACCTGCGCGGCCTTCCATGTTTCCAGGACGCGCTGTGCCGCGTATTCGCGCTGGAGTTTCGTGGCCAGGGCCCCGTCCATCATCGCCAGCGCTTCTGGCCACGTGTTTTCCAGGGTGCTGCTGTTCACCCCCAGCACCAGCGAGAGAAAGTGCCGAGTCGTCTGGAGTACCTCCGCCTCGCTGGGCTGTCCCTTGGCCTTCTGAATGGCGAAGAGGATGGAGTCGCCCACCGCCGCCCGCGGCACGTAGGTGGCCTTCCCGTCCGGCGTCACCAGCACCACGTCTGGCGCGCGGTCCGCCAGGTGGACATTGGCCACGGTGAAGAGGGCGATGACGGCCAACTGCACCAGCAGCACCCAGTTCTTCCACGCCCCTTGTCGCGCGAATGCGACCCATACCGCCGGCGGCGCCGGTAGCGAGGAGGGGCTCGGCATCACAGTCTTGAGTTCGGCGGCCATTGAGTTCCTCACCTGCGGTCATTGCGAGTGCCCTGCTCCGAAGGAGGGGAGGGCTGCTGTGGAGAAGCGGCACCACCCGGACGAGCGCGGCCATCGCTGGTGGCGTCCTGGGCGGCGAAGATGGTCGGCGCATCCGGCCTTGACGCGGGAGGAGGCCCAAGGACGGGCACGTGCCCCAGTGTTTCCTCTCCTGTGGCGGAGGGCGCGGGTTCGCCGCGGAGCTCCCGCAAGGATGGAGGGTCTGCACTCGCGGCCCACCAGGAATCCCATTCAGATGCCTGGGCTGCGTCCGCCGCGTCGTCCCTGTATCTCCCCTCGCGCTCGTCCCACCCTGGCGGAGAGGGAGGAGGGGAAGTTGCCGCAACCCCTGGAGGCGGCGGCAGCTCGGCCTCGAGCCGCTCGTGAACGGACATCGCTTCGCGCCGCGCCTGACTCCCGGAGGTCCTCGTGTTGGCCTCCTGTGCCGCCAGTGACGCGGAGGTCCTCGTGTTGGCCTCCTGTGCCGCCTGGCTCGCAGAGGTGCGTGTCGCTTCTGGAGGCGGACGGGGCCGGCCCAGCGTGGTGCTTCCCTGCGCAGGAGAGCGGGCCCCCTCCGCCTTCGTGGGCGCGCCAGCGAAGGGCACCGAGGGAGGGGGAGGCATCGGCGCACCCTTTGTCTCCTCTCCCGCCGTTGCCGCCGCCTGCCGAAGCATGGCGGCTGCGGCTCCTGGGACGTCGGGCGCGCCGGGCGTACCTGCGTTCTTCGCGTGGGCCACCGCAGCGGCCGTCCTTTCGCCCATGCCCGCCGCGCCAGCTGCAGCGCCGCCCGCCGCGTTTGCGGCGGCAGAGGCGCCGCCGGTGGCCGCAGCGGCCTTCATCTCCGCTGCGCGGCGCGCCCAGCGGCCGACGTCGCCGGCGGTGCCAGCAGCATTCGCCGCTGCATGGCCGGCGAAGTTGCCCGCGCCCACCGTCACCAGCGCGCCGGCAATGGCGGGCGTGGAGACGGCCGTCGCCACAAGGACGAGCGCTGTCGCGACGCCCTTGAGGGCCTGGAGGACGGCGGCGGAATTCGCGGCCACCGCCCCCGAGGAGGAGGGAGGCGCAGTCGCCACGGAATCAATTGAGGAGGTAATCATCTGGCCCACCAGCGCGACGAGAATCGCGCTGATAATCGGCCACGTGCAGTACGTGGCGAACTTGCCGAACCAGCGCAGGGCGATGCCACCTCCCGACGGAATGGCGAGCATCAAGGCCAATGGACCCAGGATGTAGAAGAGGCTGATGAGGATGCTGGCGAGCTGCCCCAGCACCCAGTGAGCCAGTAGCCCCAGGAGCATGACGAGGGAGAGGAGGGCATTGAAGATGGCGCCGCCAATTTCCGCGGTGGCACCAGCGAGCTTCTCGGCCACCCACCCAGGCGCTGCGGCGGAGGCGTCCCCAGTGAGCACTTCTTTCGCGACGGCCGCGTTAGCGGCCCGCATGCGCTCAATCATGCTGCGCATCGAGGCTTGGTACTGGGCCTGCGCTTCGTCGGCGCCGACAGCATCACGAATGCTGCGTGACGTCTTGATGACCGTGCCGAAAACCGTCGGGTAGTTCGCGAGCAGGGCAAAGCAGAGCATGGCTCGCCAGGCGAAGCCGGCGAGGTTCCACGTCGGCGTGGGCCCGGACTTCAGGAAGGCGACGATGAGGCCAAGGATGATGGCGGTGGCGAGCCACGACCAGGCGATGGCCGTCGTCTTCTCCAGCAAGGCGGCGACCGCTGCATTCCGCGGGTCCCCGTTTGCAAGGGCCACCCCCGGCACCGAGAAGAGGATGGCCGCGACGAGGCGTGTCGCACGCATTACTGCCCCTCCTGTTGCATGTCGAAGCCCCCCTCCACCTCCACGGGAGTGGGGGTGGGTGCGAAGAGGTCTACCGCCTGCTCGAGGAACTCCTCACGCTGCTGCGCCCCTCGCTGCTCGCGTTTGCGCTCGGCCGACTCGTGGGCCAGCTGTGTCGCCTGCAGCGTGTTGGACTGCGCGAGCTGGTCGGCAATCGCCGCGGACTGCTCCAGCGCGGCAATCTGCGCTACGCTGCCGGCGGCCTGACAGGCGGAGAGGTCCTTCGCCGAGGTGCAGCGCTCCATCAACGCCCGGGCCGTGAGGCGGAGCACCGCGTCACGTCCCATCTGGGACTGCGCGGCCTCCAGTGCGAGGGCGGCCTGCTGGTCCATGATGTGGCCCTCGATGTCCCCGGGAGGGGACGTCCCGAAGGTTGCGGAGATGTTGCTCGTCGCCTGCTGCAGACTCAGGGCGCCCTGCACCTCGGTGCAGCGGCCCTGGGCGATGCAGACGCGCACCATCTGGGACAACTCACCGCGATTCTGGAACAAGTCATTGCTCCCGGAGGCGGCTGCGGAGCGGAGATAGGCCAGGTCCGGGAAGGTGGCATCGAGCGCCGCCGTGACGTCGCCGGAGAAGACGCGAGCGCCCAACTGCTGGAACTCGTGGAACTCGGCGGCCGCCTCCGCGGCGTACGAGGTCAGGCGTCGCGTCTCCTCGTACGCGGAGCGCGCGGCGCTCAAGCTCTCGTTCAGCACCTCCAACTGGGAGAAGGAGTTCGACACGAGCTGCACGAGTACAGGCACATCTGCGCCGAACAGGTCGGCGCGGGCGGGAGTGGGGTAGACGACCAGCAATGCGACAAGGCCGGCAGCAATGAGCTGCCGGGGCGCGGAGCGCACCATGGGACACCTCCTGAGTGAGAGGACGGGGACGAACCAGCAAACCGACGGCGCAGACGTCTGCTATGCGGCCCGGGAGTTGGGACGGCCTGGCTGCGGCGTGCGCCACCCCTGGGGGTACTGCTGTGCGAGGTGACGAATCAGCTCCAACTCCGGCATGGCCGGGTTGGCCGCCTGTGCGCAGCGCAGCAAGTCGTTGTCGTACCGGTCCGTCGTGAGGAGCCAGTAGGTGTACGGGTCCACGCGGTTGCGGCAAACCACCTGGTGGGCGCCGTACATGAGGAGGAAGTCCGAGTAGAAGCCGGGACTCGTCGAGAGGCTTTCCAGCGCCGCCTTCGCACGGGGCGTCAGGCGGAAGTGGTGGGACAGCTGCTCGTAGCCGCCCTGGGGATGGTAGAGGACCATCTTCAGGGTGCTGTTCTCAATGAGCGTCGGGCCGCAGCGCGCACTCGTGAAGTCGTTGAACTGCTGGGAGATGAGCCAGCAGCTGATTCCCTTCTTCCTGAAGGTTCGGTAGGCGTACTCGATGAAGCTCTCTGTCGCCGGCGTCTTCAGGAGTTGGTGGGCCTCGTCGATGGCGAAGAGGGTGAGGGCGCCTCTCTGCTTCAGCGCCCGGGCGGCCCGCACTTCGACGGTGCGCGTAATCGTCGCCAGGGCGAGGGCCTTGAGGCCCTCGTCCTTGGAGACTTCCTCCAAGTCAAACGTCAGCAGCGGCGAGGAGAAGTCGAGGGTGCAGGGGCGGTTTAGCATGCCGGCATAGGTGCCCTCGGTGCAGTTCCAGAGGCGCCGCACGAGACTCTGCGCAATCGCCTCGTCGTCCTGGGACTCCCAGCGGAACCCCACCAGTGCTTTGGCGAAGTCGCTGATGATTGGGCGTCGTGACGGCTCCTTCCGCAGCTGGACATACGCCGCGCTCACCGCACGGAGGGCGACAGCCTCGTGCAGCTTGTCGAAGGTGGGCAGCGTGGAGTCACAGGTGCACACCGCGAGGAAACGCACCACATTCGCCAGGTCGGCGGGATTGAGCGTGCCGTCCGCCTGCACCAGCTCGGAGTACGACTCGAAGGGGGAGAGGCTGGTGTTGAGGGTGACGGGCAGAAACGCGCCCCCGGAAGCCTCGGTGAAGCGCCGCCAGGAGCCGCCGTTGTCGAGGAGGATGGCCTCGTAGCCCCGCGCCCGCGCGTCGCGGACGAGGCTGCCAAACTGAAAGCTCTTTCCGCTTCCCGTGGCTGCCGCCGCGAAGCCGTGCGTCGAGGGCACGCTCGGGTCGAAGAAGTCGAAGGCCACCGGGTCCCCCGCGGGCGTCTGCAGCAGACTCGTGGGCGTCGTCGTCCCGCGCCACGGCCCGAAGACGGGCAGGAAGTCCGCCGCATTCCGGGAGGTGCACGCCTTGCGGCGGGCGGGGTAGGCGAGGGCCCCGGGGAATATGCTGAAGAACACAGGGAGCTGCGCGACCGTCTCCCGGTACAGCTCCGCGTTGCCCTGGCGGTTGAAGACTTCCCGCATGCCCTCCACCTGCGCATCCACCTCCTGCGGCGTACCTGCCTCGAGGAGGACAGCAACACTCAGGTCCACCACCTTGGAGGAGGTGTGCTGCAGCTCGCTGAGCGCGCCGAGGATGGAACTCTGGGCTGCCGCGTCCTCGATGTCCTGGCTGGCGCTGTGGCCGCCCAACCCCAACCGGCCCATGAAGCTGCGGGAGAAGTCCACGAAGCGTGCACGTCGATTCAGCGTCGCCTTGCGCTCCCGCTGGTTGCCGACGGTGAGCGAAACAGATAGCCAGAAAGGGAAGAGGGCCTCACCTCCCCCGCGTACGGCAGCACGCGGGTAGAGGAGGTGGTCCCCCAGGGCATAGTGGGTGTCGCTCTCCGGGAGCACCTTAAGCGTGCAGATGGCGCGCACCCGGCGCTCCTGGCGCCAGAAGCCTCGCTCCTCGAGGATGTCCTCGTAGGAGAGTTGCTCGCCCTCCGTGTATGCGCGCAGTACGTCGCTCTGCCCCGCCTCCTGGGAGTGGGGGATGCAAACGCGCGGTGCCCGCAGGCGCTGCTGCGCCCTGTCCGGGTTGAGCAGCTCGTAGTGCACCTGGCGCACCTCCTCCACCGTCATTTCCCGGGAGGGCAGGCCCACCTGGCGAAGACGGCTGGAGAGCTTGTCGCGGAGGGCAGCAAGGCCCTCCAGCGCGCGCCGGTGCTCCTTCTCGGCGTGCCCGGCGAGGCTGGCGAAGGGGAGCGCGGAGCCGAGCTCGCCCCGTACCAGCCGGGAGCCTCCGGGCAGGCAGAAGAAGAGGAAGAGGCGCACCCGCCGCATGGGCAGTGCCCGAAGCCAGCGCGCTCGGGCCGCGACATGCTCCCGGAGGCTGGGCTCGCAAGCCCCCGCACCCGCCTTCTCGTACTCCCGAATGGCCTCCTCGCCGTCGCTGTCCACGCGGTACAGGAAGCGCACGGTGATTCCGTCGTTGAGGGTGGAGACGAAGCTCCGGAGTCCCTCGCCGAGGGACTTCAACCCCTCCTCGGACTCGAAGGTGCAGTCCCGCGGTTGCACCACGAGGGCCCCGCAATAGTCGAGGGAGGGGCTGATGACTGCCGTGACGCCCTCCTGGTGCACGGTGGACCAGAGAGGCACATACGAAGCAAGGGAGGGAGAATTCATACTCACCTCGCGCGCGCAGACGCCTATGGGCGCCGACGAGCGTGGAGGAAGGGGGGCTGTTTGCAGCGTGTTGCCGCGCAAAGACGGGCGCCTCGAAGACGGCGCCACCACCACGTGAGCGAGTGCATGACGTGGCCAGGGGGCTTGCCGTGCGTCGCCGCTCGGAGCCCGACGTACGCGAGAACCGTCAGGGCCAGCGTGACGCGTCCATCATCGAAGAGACCGACTCCTCCGTAGGCGACGAGTGCGACAATCATCACCTCGGAGGGAAACGCGAGCCCAAGGAGCGTTTCCCTGAGCTCGATGTCTCGGTAGACAGGCGCTCTCATGAGCGGTGACTACGGCTGCATCACCTGGATGACCTGCTGCCCCTGGCTCGCCACGAAGGCGATGACGATGCAGATAATCGCCACCATGGCCGCACCGGCCGCGGCCTTCGGGTTGAACTTCGCGGCGACCAGGGCAATCACGATGGCGCTGATTCCGAGCGGCATCGTGATGTTTGCGACGGCCCATTTCAGGGCCTTTTCTCCAAGATACGCATGAGCGTCCACGGCCCACGTGCACACGGCCGCGACGAGCGCGACTTGAAGCCCGGCGAGCTGCTCGCGGGTTGCCTTACGGAGATTCCTCGTTGGATTCATGCTGCTCCTCTGGGTATAGCCGCGTGAGATTCGCGGCGTAGATGGACCGTGTCAGGTGCGCGCGCTTCCTGAGCTGTTGGAGCCACGCGCGCGGAGAGGCGGCGCGAGGCGGCTCCAAGTAGAGGAGGGCGCCAACTGCGACAAGCAGGGCGAGGCACCACAGACAGAGCGGGTGTCGGGCCGCCCATCCCCAAGGGGACGTGGCCTGCGGGTCCACCGACTCTCCGTACAGCACCAGCACCGGAACAGACACGGACAACACCACCAGGAGAGCAACGAACAGGCGCTCAGCCATTGGCAGCAGCGTGAGGCGAGTCAGGAGAGGAAGCTCGGGAGCCCTGACTTCGCGCTTGAAACCACCACGACGCATGCTGCCTCCAAGCACCTCAGGTGCGGCCTGCGCCGCCCTCACTGGTGAGAGTGACAACCCACTCTGAAAGAATGATTCGGATGTGCTCCCGGTGAGAGAGCTCCTCCCCCAGCTGCTGGGACAGCGCCGCGCGTTCTCCTTCGAGCACGCGACGCTGGTCCGGCGGAGAGCCGAAGTAGCTCCCGACGTCATCGACCGCGGCCGTCAGCACGTGCTTCGTGTGCCCAAGCTCCTTCACTCGCTCGTCGACGAAGCGTTTGAGGCGCATGGGGACATTCACCGTGGTGCGTCCGCTCTCCGATGCCGGGTCGTCGGGAGCCAACGTCCGCGGGGGCAGCGGCTTGGGCAGCTTCCGTCCGGAGCTGGCCAGATTGACGTAGCGCCGGGAGATGACAGAGCGCGTGTACTCGCGGCGGGAGGGAATGCGCCCCTCGTCCCCAGCCATCCGCTTTCGGTCCTCGTCGAGGACGGCGCACTGGTTGAGAGGAAGGTCGAAGAAGAAGGCGACGTCGTTGGCCGCCTCCACGATGGCGAGTGGAGTCGACCCGACCACCGCCGACCGCTCTCTGAGCGTCACAAGCTGCTCTTCTGTCAGCTCCACGTTCACCTTCGCCATCAACTCCACCTGAGAGGGAGTTCGGGACACGAGGGTTTCCCCATGCGCCGCACCACAGAACACCAATAACTGCACAGACTCAAGCAAATAGTGCCGAAAACACACTATATGGTGCATACTGGTGTTTAAAGGTGCGACGCCGCAATGTCACCTCCACCACGGAGGCGACAGCGCGGTTGTACCGCTGCGCCGCACCTGGAAGCGCGGAAAACGCGCACCCAGGTGTATTGGAGTGTGGGGATAGACGCTTGTTGGTGCAGGGGCGCCGCAGGCCAGCCGGGGCCCGGGGCGTCGTGCGCGCGCCCGGCAGGGGCGAGCGCCCCGGGAGGCCCGGCCCTTCTGGGGCGCCGTGTCACCGGGCGCCACCAGGCGGGGTGGAGTGGGGCCTACTTCGGCGCTGAGAGCAGCGTGCGAATGGCGGAGAGGACCTGGGTGCGGCGTACCGCGGCCTGCGTCGGCTCCTCGCGCTGCTGCTTGTGCAGCGTGACGAGGAGTGCCTCGACGACATCCTCGAGCTTCCAGGCGCCCATTGCCTCCTCGGCCGTCAGGACGCGCAGTTGTGCCGCCCAATCGCGGCTCTCAGGCTGAGCAGCCCACCTGCCGGAGTAGCGGAGTTCCACGAAACCTCCTGCCTCCGTCAGCCACAGGCCCCGCCCCGTGAAGGTGCCGGCGGTGCCCCCAGGCTCGGTGAGCTTGACGGGCGTCGCGTCCCCCGCCACGTGCACGGCACGCACGTCCTCCCCGTCCACCACGGCGTACTCCCGCTGCTCGTCCTTGTTGCCCGAATCCCCGCGCAAGAGGAGGCGTGCCGACGTGGGCACCTTGGCCGCGACATACGGGAGGGCCGGCGCGACGTCCGAGACGACGTCTTGGAGGAGCGCGGCCGCCGCGGCGGCTGCGTTGCCCTTCGCATCCTCGTGGGCGCGCGCGCCGAGGGCTACGGCCTGCGCCAACTGCTTCAGGAAGGTCCGCGCCTCCTGCGCGCCCCCAAGGGCATTCAGGAGAGCATGGGGCGTGGAAGGCTCGCGACGTCCGGGGGGAGGCATGGGTGAGTCCTATCAGCGGGAAAAAGGGAAGGGCAGTGCGCCGGCGACGTGGGACAGCCGCCTCGGTCGGACTTCACAGCACAGCACGGGGAAGCATCGCCAGGTGAAGGCTCCAGCAGCCCTGACACAGCCGCGGTCGTCACAGCCCGGCGGGAAGCGACTCTGGACGCAAGACGAGTGGAAGCAACACCTGCGCGCTGCATGCGGCCGCGACTGAAGCATAGGGTCCCGGCCGAACACCAGAGGGGCGAGCGGGGCAGCCAGGCCCCGCTACGCAGAGACGCTCGGTTACACGCGTTGCCGGCGCGAGGACTTGGCGGGCTTGGGGGCAGGCGCCTCGGGGGCGCTGGTCTCCACGTCGGCGGAAGCTGCGGGGACGGCGGGCCGGAAGAGAGAAGGCACCTTGCCACTCGCAATCCCCCGGGTGAGCTCCTCGATGATGTTGGCGTGCTCCTCTACCCATGCCTGGAGGAACAGGTGCTCCGGGTCCGCGGGCTTCAGCTTGCCGTGGCCGTAGGCGAACCGCCCAATCACCGAATCGCCGACGTCGTCGCGCAGCAGCACCTCGGGCAAGCCCGCGGCATTCGTGGTCCCCAGCACCTCGACGCTCCACCCGTCGATGAGGCGGAAGCTCCTGAGCTCGGAGTCAGCCTGCGCAGACGTCTGCGCCGTCGTCGTCGGCACGTCGGCTTCGACGGCAACGTCACTTGCAGGGGCGACGGG includes:
- a CDS encoding TraC family protein yields the protein MNSPSLASYVPLWSTVHQEGVTAVISPSLDYCGALVVQPRDCTFESEEGLKSLGEGLRSFVSTLNDGITVRFLYRVDSDGEEAIREYEKAGAGACEPSLREHVAARARWLRALPMRRVRLFLFFCLPGGSRLVRGELGSALPFASLAGHAEKEHRRALEGLAALRDKLSSRLRQVGLPSREMTVEEVRQVHYELLNPDRAQQRLRAPRVCIPHSQEAGQSDVLRAYTEGEQLSYEDILEERGFWRQERRVRAICTLKVLPESDTHYALGDHLLYPRAAVRGGGEALFPFWLSVSLTVGNQRERKATLNRRARFVDFSRSFMGRLGLGGHSASQDIEDAAAQSSILGALSELQHTSSKVVDLSVAVLLEAGTPQEVDAQVEGMREVFNRQGNAELYRETVAQLPVFFSIFPGALAYPARRKACTSRNAADFLPVFGPWRGTTTPTSLLQTPAGDPVAFDFFDPSVPSTHGFAAAATGSGKSFQFGSLVRDARARGYEAILLDNGGSWRRFTEASGGAFLPVTLNTSLSPFESYSELVQADGTLNPADLANVVRFLAVCTCDSTLPTFDKLHEAVALRAVSAAYVQLRKEPSRRPIISDFAKALVGFRWESQDDEAIAQSLVRRLWNCTEGTYAGMLNRPCTLDFSSPLLTFDLEEVSKDEGLKALALATITRTVEVRAARALKQRGALTLFAIDEAHQLLKTPATESFIEYAYRTFRKKGISCWLISQQFNDFTSARCGPTLIENSTLKMVLYHPQGGYEQLSHHFRLTPRAKAALESLSTSPGFYSDFLLMYGAHQVVCRNRVDPYTYWLLTTDRYDNDLLRCAQAANPAMPELELIRHLAQQYPQGWRTPQPGRPNSRAA
- a CDS encoding DUF2381 family protein, translated to MSCFVSVAAFGQGATSPAPQTSVPRREFKSRTIIISDANASDIHELRVAAGAATTLVLPQAISGNGGAILAAPPHVVPAPLPLQENKVLVLSPQRDLAPGETFPLTLTFLDGTVQSFRLVTVPAEVDVQIEIKLVLQARATPSSAAALTDKLMALQARLDECQSTADTAGVSRVASLILSQDFDKPQAFTVERRLNARHLDKQSRLLVETRAVYRLFGQSYVVLTVENRDPDKVWQMERAEIGVSGGGASTEAQVVTFNSEIPELPPGEVTKVVIAFTTPTQTTGQRFTLRLLERAGSRHVALNNVEL